In a single window of the Sediminicoccus sp. KRV36 genome:
- a CDS encoding DUF3604 domain-containing protein, translating to MHLDLPNAHPGHSAHFTDYRAAEIGQVSLSPDGPVEAGSHASFTLVFTAGRFGMDDTGSLRICTRQVSDVGRPQFTDPKAANYVSAEASNGAKLTLEFNPKLAMRPWSRTLTVTVARGFLSPGDTITVRLGDQRGGSPGLRMQTYCEAKFHFLVLADVFATCNWALLPVQPGVPVIPGPAVRPLAILPTRRAPGEGFALLLRADDRWGNPAPLPAGRHVLRASAPIAGLPESFDWPAGARAHRIEGLSAEAAEALVIHWNGTPSNPLRIEAGPLTPYWADLHGQSGETVGTGTIDALATYSRDLAGVDAICHQGNDFQITPEGWADFDRAFAAFDKPGRFVFLPGYEWSGNTALGGDRNVIFPDGGRIIRRSCHALVEDLSDHATDALDARQLHAALRAEGRPVLCIPHVGGRYANLHFAHDRMLERAVEVHSDWGTFDWLLHDAFDVGARVGIVANSDGHKGRQGASHPGASQFGSYGGLTCLLAENLSRAGIFEALRRRHHYATTNAARVHADARVTLATQAALHIDDPSLAGAPDAQTAQAMMGDILAGVADDTALFAAELMAGSPIERIQLFNRTELLEVIRPAAPLGQRLRVVWEGSEYRGRGRETVWTGEISVSGTSWGAVRPINKFNLDHKFAADATTLRFQGVTTGGFQAMEAPLLGLDGTLHIRTNLVTAEVPLRQLLAGEAVWEAGGLGRRMRAFLLPDAAPSVLRFERRVPLRRDADNALYLRANFEDGSVLWTSPIYLLR from the coding sequence TTGCACCTCGACCTTCCCAATGCCCATCCGGGCCATAGCGCCCATTTCACCGATTACCGCGCGGCCGAGATCGGCCAGGTGAGCCTTTCGCCGGATGGGCCGGTCGAGGCAGGGTCCCATGCCAGCTTCACCCTGGTCTTCACCGCCGGCCGCTTCGGCATGGACGATACGGGGTCCTTGCGCATCTGCACGCGCCAGGTGAGCGATGTGGGCCGCCCGCAATTCACCGACCCCAAGGCCGCGAACTACGTCTCGGCCGAGGCGTCGAATGGCGCGAAGCTGACGCTGGAATTCAACCCCAAGCTCGCCATGCGGCCCTGGTCCCGCACGCTGACCGTGACGGTCGCGCGCGGCTTCCTCAGCCCGGGGGATACCATCACGGTCCGGCTGGGCGATCAGCGTGGCGGCTCGCCCGGGCTGCGCATGCAGACCTATTGCGAGGCGAAGTTCCATTTCCTGGTGCTGGCCGATGTCTTTGCCACCTGCAACTGGGCGCTGCTGCCGGTGCAGCCTGGCGTGCCGGTGATTCCTGGGCCGGCCGTGCGCCCGCTGGCCATCCTGCCCACGCGCCGCGCCCCGGGCGAGGGCTTCGCCCTGCTGCTGCGCGCGGATGACCGCTGGGGCAATCCGGCACCGCTGCCGGCCGGGCGCCACGTGCTACGCGCTAGCGCGCCGATCGCTGGCCTGCCTGAGAGCTTCGACTGGCCCGCCGGCGCCCGCGCCCATCGCATCGAGGGGCTCAGCGCCGAAGCCGCCGAGGCGCTGGTGATCCATTGGAACGGCACCCCCTCCAACCCGCTGCGGATCGAGGCCGGGCCACTCACCCCCTACTGGGCCGATCTGCACGGCCAATCGGGCGAGACGGTGGGGACTGGCACGATTGACGCGCTGGCCACCTATTCGCGGGACCTCGCGGGCGTGGATGCCATTTGCCACCAGGGCAATGACTTTCAGATCACGCCCGAAGGCTGGGCGGATTTTGACCGCGCTTTCGCGGCCTTCGACAAGCCCGGCCGCTTCGTCTTCCTCCCCGGCTATGAATGGTCCGGCAACACGGCCTTGGGCGGGGATCGCAACGTGATCTTCCCCGACGGCGGCCGAATCATCCGCCGCTCCTGCCATGCGCTGGTCGAGGATCTTTCGGACCACGCGACGGACGCGCTGGATGCGCGCCAATTGCACGCGGCACTGCGGGCCGAGGGGCGGCCGGTGCTTTGCATCCCGCATGTGGGCGGGCGCTATGCGAACCTGCATTTCGCGCATGACCGGATGCTGGAACGCGCGGTCGAAGTGCATTCGGATTGGGGCACCTTCGACTGGCTGCTGCATGATGCCTTCGATGTGGGCGCGCGCGTCGGCATCGTCGCCAATTCGGATGGGCATAAGGGCCGACAGGGCGCCTCGCATCCGGGCGCTTCGCAATTCGGCAGCTATGGCGGGCTGACCTGCCTGCTGGCGGAAAACCTTTCGCGCGCCGGCATTTTCGAGGCGCTGCGCCGACGCCACCACTACGCCACCACCAATGCCGCGCGGGTGCATGCCGATGCGCGGGTGACGCTGGCCACACAAGCTGCGCTGCATATTGATGACCCTTCGCTGGCCGGCGCGCCCGATGCGCAAACGGCGCAGGCGATGATGGGCGATATCCTGGCCGGTGTGGCGGATGACACGGCGCTGTTCGCGGCCGAGCTCATGGCGGGCTCGCCCATTGAGCGTATCCAGTTGTTCAACCGCACGGAATTGCTGGAGGTGATCCGCCCCGCCGCCCCCCTCGGCCAGCGGCTGCGCGTGGTGTGGGAAGGCAGCGAATATCGCGGCCGCGGGCGGGAGACGGTCTGGACCGGCGAGATCAGCGTGAGCGGAACAAGCTGGGGCGCCGTGCGGCCAATCAACAAGTTCAACCTGGATCACAAATTCGCGGCGGATGCGACGACGCTGCGCTTCCAGGGCGTGACCACCGGTGGCTTCCAGGCGATGGAGGCGCCGCTCCTTGGGCTGGATGGCACGCTGCATATCCGCACCAACCTCGTCACTGCCGAGGTGCCGTTGCGCCAATTGCTGGCGGGCGAGGCGGTGTGGGAGGCAGGCGGGCTGGGCCGGCGCATGCGGGCCTTCCTGCTGCCGGATGCTGCGCCATCGGTCCTGCGCTTCGAGCGCCGGGTACCGCTGCGGCGCGATGCCGACAACGCCCTCTATCTGCGGGCCAATTTCGAGGATGGGAGTGTGCTGTGGACCAGTCCGATCTACCTGCTGCGCTGA
- a CDS encoding fumarate hydratase gives MPLDAPKSPSAGRPPGFAFSTTFPLAEDTTPYRKLDIAGVSTIQVEGKTVLKVAPAALEELARIACHDVSHLLRPAHLQQLANILQDPEASANDRFVALDLLKNANISAGGVLPMCQDTGTAIVFGKKGQRVWVEGDEEEALSYGVARTYLETNLRYSMMAPVSMFEEVNTGNNMPVEFSIMAAPGDHHADEFHLMFILKGGGSANKTFLYQQTRAVLNKPKLLAFIEEKVKTLGTSACPPYHLSVVIGGTSAEMNLKTVKLGSTKWLDGLPGTGDKSGHAIRDRELEAEIHKLTQNLGIGAQFGGKYFCHDVRVIRMARHGASLPIGIGVSCSADRQIRAKITPEGVFLEQLEADPAHYLPEHTEDILGGEVVKIDLNQPMDAIRATLTKYPVKTRVSLTGTIVVGRDIAHAKLQERLDAGLGLPQYLKDHPIYYAGPAKTPDGMATGSFGPTTAGRMDSYVEAFQKAGGSLVMLAKGNRSKAVLNACRTYGGFYLGSVGGPAARLAQDCIKHVEVLEYPELGMEAVWKIQVEDFPAFIVVDDKGNDFYEGLE, from the coding sequence ATGCCGCTTGATGCCCCCAAAAGCCCCTCCGCTGGGCGCCCCCCCGGCTTTGCCTTCAGCACGACCTTCCCGCTGGCCGAGGATACGACGCCCTATCGCAAGCTCGATATCGCGGGCGTTTCCACGATCCAGGTCGAAGGCAAGACGGTCCTGAAGGTGGCGCCCGCGGCGCTGGAAGAGCTGGCCCGCATCGCCTGCCATGATGTTTCCCATCTGCTGCGCCCCGCGCATCTCCAGCAACTGGCCAATATCCTGCAGGACCCCGAGGCGAGCGCGAATGATCGCTTCGTGGCGCTGGACCTGCTGAAGAACGCGAATATTTCGGCGGGCGGCGTGCTGCCCATGTGCCAGGACACCGGCACCGCCATCGTCTTCGGCAAGAAGGGCCAGCGCGTCTGGGTCGAGGGCGATGAGGAGGAGGCGCTGAGCTACGGTGTCGCGCGCACCTATCTGGAGACCAATCTGCGCTACTCGATGATGGCGCCCGTTTCCATGTTCGAGGAGGTGAACACCGGCAACAACATGCCGGTGGAATTCTCCATCATGGCGGCCCCCGGCGATCACCACGCCGATGAGTTCCACCTGATGTTCATCCTCAAGGGCGGCGGCTCGGCCAACAAGACCTTCCTCTACCAGCAGACGCGGGCGGTGCTGAACAAGCCCAAGCTGCTGGCCTTCATCGAGGAGAAGGTGAAGACGCTGGGTACCTCCGCCTGCCCGCCCTATCACCTGTCGGTGGTGATTGGCGGCACGAGTGCGGAGATGAACCTCAAGACCGTCAAGCTCGGCAGCACGAAATGGCTGGATGGGCTGCCCGGCACGGGCGACAAGTCGGGCCACGCGATCCGCGACCGTGAGCTTGAGGCCGAGATCCACAAGCTGACGCAGAATCTGGGCATCGGCGCGCAATTCGGCGGCAAGTATTTCTGCCATGATGTGCGCGTGATCCGCATGGCGCGGCACGGCGCCTCGCTGCCCATCGGCATTGGCGTGTCTTGCAGCGCGGACCGGCAGATCCGCGCCAAGATCACGCCGGAAGGCGTTTTCCTGGAGCAGCTGGAGGCCGACCCCGCGCATTACCTGCCCGAGCACACGGAAGACATTCTCGGCGGCGAGGTCGTGAAGATCGACCTCAACCAGCCAATGGACGCGATCCGCGCGACGCTGACCAAATACCCGGTGAAGACGCGCGTTTCACTGACCGGCACCATCGTCGTCGGCCGTGATATCGCGCATGCGAAATTGCAGGAGCGGCTGGATGCGGGCCTGGGCCTGCCGCAGTATCTGAAGGACCACCCCATCTATTACGCCGGTCCCGCCAAGACGCCGGACGGCATGGCCACCGGCAGCTTCGGCCCCACCACGGCCGGGCGCATGGACAGCTATGTGGAGGCCTTCCAGAAGGCCGGTGGTTCGCTTGTCATGCTGGCCAAGGGCAACCGCTCCAAGGCCGTTCTGAACGCCTGCAGGACCTATGGCGGCTTCTATCTCGGCTCGGTCGGCGGCCCGGCGGCGCGGCTGGCGCAGGACTGCATCAAGCATGTCGAGGTTCTGGAATATCCGGAACTCGGCATGGAAGCGGTGTGGAAAATCCAGGTGGAGGATTTCCCGGCCTTCATCGTCGTGGATGACAAGGGGAATGATTTCTACGAAGGCCTGGAATAG
- a CDS encoding DUF1272 domain-containing protein: MLALRPNCECCDRDLPPESPLALICTYECTWCRDCAETKLGMTCPNCQGNLVPRPIRPAAMLAKHPASTERKFRPERCA, encoded by the coding sequence GTGCTCGCGCTGCGCCCTAATTGCGAATGCTGCGACCGGGACCTGCCGCCCGAAAGCCCCCTCGCGCTCATCTGCACCTATGAATGCACCTGGTGCCGCGATTGCGCCGAAACCAAGCTCGGCATGACCTGCCCGAACTGCCAGGGCAACCTTGTGCCGCGCCCCATCCGCCCCGCCGCGATGCTGGCGAAACACCCGGCTTCGACCGAGCGCAAATTCCGCCCGGAGCGCTGCGCGTGA
- a CDS encoding RidA family protein, with amino-acid sequence MARTRISSGSRFEEEIGYSRAVVDGDDIFVSGTTGYDYTTMTIVDDVVAQADQTFRNIAEALAKADATLDDVVRVLFIVPRRGDWEPCYPVIKKYLGKARPASTLIHALLQNDAMRIEIEVTARRQKKA; translated from the coding sequence ATGGCCCGCACCCGCATCTCGTCCGGTTCCCGCTTCGAGGAGGAAATCGGCTATTCCCGTGCCGTCGTGGATGGGGATGACATCTTCGTCTCCGGCACCACCGGCTATGACTACACCACCATGACCATCGTGGATGATGTGGTGGCGCAGGCCGACCAGACCTTCCGCAACATCGCCGAGGCGCTGGCGAAGGCCGATGCCACGCTGGATGATGTGGTGCGCGTGCTGTTCATCGTGCCGCGGCGTGGCGATTGGGAGCCCTGCTACCCCGTCATCAAGAAATACCTGGGCAAGGCGCGCCCCGCCTCCACGCTGATCCATGCGCTGCTGCAAAATGACGCGATGCGCATCGAGATCGAAGTCACTGCCCGCCGCCAGAAGAAGGCCTGA
- a CDS encoding VOC family protein, translated as MRFSVDRLDHFVITVKDVEISAAWYQRVLGMERAEFGPHRRTSLRFGGQKINLRPVEATQAEWWTGPAAAPGGQDLCFIVTVSAHQVVEHLHRCGVMIDMGPVPKDGALGPINSVYCRDPDGNLIEISTYSD; from the coding sequence ATGCGGTTTTCCGTCGATCGCCTGGATCACTTCGTCATCACCGTGAAGGATGTCGAGATCAGCGCCGCCTGGTACCAGCGCGTCCTGGGCATGGAGCGGGCGGAATTCGGCCCGCATCGCCGCACCTCGCTGCGCTTCGGCGGGCAGAAGATCAATCTGCGGCCGGTGGAAGCCACGCAGGCCGAATGGTGGACCGGCCCGGCCGCCGCACCGGGCGGGCAGGATCTCTGCTTCATCGTCACCGTCAGCGCGCATCAGGTGGTGGAACATCTGCACCGCTGCGGCGTGATGATCGACATGGGGCCGGTGCCGAAGGATGGCGCGCTCGGCCCCATCAACTCGGTCTATTGCCGTGACCCGGACGGCAACCTGATCGAGATTTCGACGTATAGTGACTGA